In Penaeus monodon isolate SGIC_2016 chromosome 15, NSTDA_Pmon_1, whole genome shotgun sequence, a genomic segment contains:
- the LOC119581831 gene encoding myotubularin-related protein 9-like isoform X1 → MEFAELIRISRCDRVMLHRPHHPVLDGTLCITGHHLIVSSCDKEPQELWLLHSNIDTVERRQQGMTGGTLWLKCKDLRILQLDVIGADQFAKVADTLEDLIRVEEPLLQYPFFYRAMYQILEDGWTAFMPESEFSRLVQPGDDWRISYVNKDYKVCPSYPSAVVVPKNIEDNDLIAIANFRQASRFPVLAYRHEGTAVLLRSGQPLITANGKRCKEDERLLNSVLARDKRGYIIDTRTQNLAQSAKNLAQSAKVQLRGGGYEPELHYPNWRRVHKPIDRHHVLLDSLTKLMDGINDTSSGTDKWLSRLESSSWMNNIKETLNCACLVAQCLDQEGASVLVHDTDGMDSTLQVTSLAQIILNPDCRTVRGFEALIEREWIQGGHPFASRHARSCYAPSTQRSKVNSPTFLLFLDCVYQIHHQFSCSFEFAENFLVMLFEHSYSSQFGTFLANNEGERRAMKAHERTASLWSFVNRPEVLPKYLNPMYEPNQRVIWPSVAPMSLQLWASVFLRWVVDQGPQEAAWTIVRELREKESSVRSQVARLRRQLQDLEREAVDVGILTPPATGEVEVA, encoded by the exons ATGGAATTTGCAGAATTGATTCGTATATCACGATGTGATCGTGTTATGCTTCATCGTCCCCATCACCCTGTGCTTGACGGCACTTTGTGCATCACAGGACATCATCTCATTGTATCTTCTTGTGATAAGGAGCCTCAAGAATTATGG CTTCTCCATAGCAACATTGATACTGTAGAGAGAAGACAGCAGGGCATGACAGGAGGGACACTTTGGCTCAAATGCAAAGATCTGAGAATACTCCAGCTTGATGTTATTGGTGCAGATCAGTTTGCCAAAGTGGCAGATACACTAGAAGATCTTATACGTGTTG AGGAGCCTCTACTCCAGTATCCATTCTTCTACCGAGCAATGTATCAGATACTTGAAGATGGATGGACTGCATTTATGCCAGAATCAGAATTTTCACGTTTGGTTCAACCAGGGGATGACTGGCGCATATCGTATGTAAATAAAGATTACAAG GTTTGTCCTTCTTATCCAAGTGCTGTTGTAGTACCCAAGAATATAGAGGATAATGATCTTATAGCTATTGCAAACTTTCGCCAAGCAAGTCGCTTTCCAGTATTAGCCTATCGACATGAGGGAACA GCTGTATTACTTAGGAGTGGACAGCCCCTTATTACAGCCAATGGAAAGCGTTGTAAGGAAGATGAGCGATTGTTGAATAGCGTGCTAGCAAGAGACAAGAgaggatatataatagatacacgtACACAGAATCTAGCACAGTCTGCTAAG AATCTTGCGCAGTCAGCAAAGGTTCAG CTGCGTGGTGGAGGATATGAGCCAGAACTTCACTATCCCAACTGGCGTCGTGTCCATAAACCCATTGATCGTCATCATGTCCTCCTTGATTCCTTAACTAAGCTTATGGACG GCATCAATGACACTAGCAGTGGAACAGACAAGTGGCTGAGTAGGTTGGAGAGCAGTAGCTGGATGAACAATATCAAGGAAACCTTGAATTGTGCATGCCTTGTGGCACAGTGTCTTGATCAG GAAGGAGCATCTGTTCTAGTGCATGACACAGATGGGATGGATTCCACTTTGCAGGTCACATCACTGGCTCAGATAATACTCAATCCAGATTGTCGCACTGTCAGAGG TTTTGAGGCACTAATAGAACGAGAGTGGATTCAGGGAGGCCACCCCTTTGCCTCTCGTCATGCCCGTTCGTGCTACGCCCCCAGCACCCAGCGCTCCAAAGTCAACTCTCCcacattccttctcttccttgatTGTGTCTACCAGATTCATCACCAGTTTAGTTGCAGCTTTGAGTTTGCTGAGAACTTCTTAGTGATGCTCTTTGAGCATTCATATTCATCTCAGTTTG GAACATTTTTAGCAAATAATGAAGGTGAGAGGAGAGCCATGAAGGCCCATGAGAGAACAGCCAGTTTATGGTCCTTTGTAAACCGGCCTGAGGTGCTTCCCAAGTATCTGAACCCCATGTATGAGCCAAACCAGCGTGTCATATGGCCATCTGTGGCACCAATGAGCCTG cAACTGTGGGCTAGTGTGTTTTTGAGATGGGTGGTAGACCAAGGGCCACAGGAGGCTGCCTGGACTATAGTGAGGGAGCTGAGGGAGAAGGAATCCTCCGTCAGATCCCAGGTGGCAAGATTAAGACGTCAGTTACAAGACTTAGAACGTGAGGCAGTAGATGTTGGCATTCTGACACCACCAGCAACAGGGGAAGTAGAGGTGGCTTAA
- the LOC119581831 gene encoding myotubularin-related protein 9-like isoform X2 produces the protein MEFAELIRISRCDRVMLHRPHHPVLDGTLCITGHHLIVSSCDKEPQELWLLHSNIDTVERRQQGMTGGTLWLKCKDLRILQLDVIGADQFAKVADTLEDLIRVEEPLLQYPFFYRAMYQILEDGWTAFMPESEFSRLVQPGDDWRISYVNKDYKVCPSYPSAVVVPKNIEDNDLIAIANFRQASRFPVLAYRHEGTAVLLRSGQPLITANGKRCKEDERLLNSVLARDKRGYIIDTRTQNLAQSAKLRGGGYEPELHYPNWRRVHKPIDRHHVLLDSLTKLMDGINDTSSGTDKWLSRLESSSWMNNIKETLNCACLVAQCLDQEGASVLVHDTDGMDSTLQVTSLAQIILNPDCRTVRGFEALIEREWIQGGHPFASRHARSCYAPSTQRSKVNSPTFLLFLDCVYQIHHQFSCSFEFAENFLVMLFEHSYSSQFGTFLANNEGERRAMKAHERTASLWSFVNRPEVLPKYLNPMYEPNQRVIWPSVAPMSLQLWASVFLRWVVDQGPQEAAWTIVRELREKESSVRSQVARLRRQLQDLEREAVDVGILTPPATGEVEVA, from the exons ATGGAATTTGCAGAATTGATTCGTATATCACGATGTGATCGTGTTATGCTTCATCGTCCCCATCACCCTGTGCTTGACGGCACTTTGTGCATCACAGGACATCATCTCATTGTATCTTCTTGTGATAAGGAGCCTCAAGAATTATGG CTTCTCCATAGCAACATTGATACTGTAGAGAGAAGACAGCAGGGCATGACAGGAGGGACACTTTGGCTCAAATGCAAAGATCTGAGAATACTCCAGCTTGATGTTATTGGTGCAGATCAGTTTGCCAAAGTGGCAGATACACTAGAAGATCTTATACGTGTTG AGGAGCCTCTACTCCAGTATCCATTCTTCTACCGAGCAATGTATCAGATACTTGAAGATGGATGGACTGCATTTATGCCAGAATCAGAATTTTCACGTTTGGTTCAACCAGGGGATGACTGGCGCATATCGTATGTAAATAAAGATTACAAG GTTTGTCCTTCTTATCCAAGTGCTGTTGTAGTACCCAAGAATATAGAGGATAATGATCTTATAGCTATTGCAAACTTTCGCCAAGCAAGTCGCTTTCCAGTATTAGCCTATCGACATGAGGGAACA GCTGTATTACTTAGGAGTGGACAGCCCCTTATTACAGCCAATGGAAAGCGTTGTAAGGAAGATGAGCGATTGTTGAATAGCGTGCTAGCAAGAGACAAGAgaggatatataatagatacacgtACACAGAATCTAGCACAGTCTGCTAAG CTGCGTGGTGGAGGATATGAGCCAGAACTTCACTATCCCAACTGGCGTCGTGTCCATAAACCCATTGATCGTCATCATGTCCTCCTTGATTCCTTAACTAAGCTTATGGACG GCATCAATGACACTAGCAGTGGAACAGACAAGTGGCTGAGTAGGTTGGAGAGCAGTAGCTGGATGAACAATATCAAGGAAACCTTGAATTGTGCATGCCTTGTGGCACAGTGTCTTGATCAG GAAGGAGCATCTGTTCTAGTGCATGACACAGATGGGATGGATTCCACTTTGCAGGTCACATCACTGGCTCAGATAATACTCAATCCAGATTGTCGCACTGTCAGAGG TTTTGAGGCACTAATAGAACGAGAGTGGATTCAGGGAGGCCACCCCTTTGCCTCTCGTCATGCCCGTTCGTGCTACGCCCCCAGCACCCAGCGCTCCAAAGTCAACTCTCCcacattccttctcttccttgatTGTGTCTACCAGATTCATCACCAGTTTAGTTGCAGCTTTGAGTTTGCTGAGAACTTCTTAGTGATGCTCTTTGAGCATTCATATTCATCTCAGTTTG GAACATTTTTAGCAAATAATGAAGGTGAGAGGAGAGCCATGAAGGCCCATGAGAGAACAGCCAGTTTATGGTCCTTTGTAAACCGGCCTGAGGTGCTTCCCAAGTATCTGAACCCCATGTATGAGCCAAACCAGCGTGTCATATGGCCATCTGTGGCACCAATGAGCCTG cAACTGTGGGCTAGTGTGTTTTTGAGATGGGTGGTAGACCAAGGGCCACAGGAGGCTGCCTGGACTATAGTGAGGGAGCTGAGGGAGAAGGAATCCTCCGTCAGATCCCAGGTGGCAAGATTAAGACGTCAGTTACAAGACTTAGAACGTGAGGCAGTAGATGTTGGCATTCTGACACCACCAGCAACAGGGGAAGTAGAGGTGGCTTAA